In a single window of the Bacillus clarus genome:
- the pepT gene encoding peptidase T: protein MKQELIERFTRYVKVDTQSNEESHTVPSTLGQIEFGKLLVEELEEIGLSEVTMDDNGYVMATLPANTDKDVPVIGFLAHLDTATDFTGENVKPQIHENFDGNAITLNEELNVVLTPEQFPELPSYKGHTLITTDGTTLLGADDKAGLTEIMTAMNYLLHNPQIKHGKIRVAFTPDEEIGRGPSHFDVDAFGASFAYTMDGGPLGGLEYESFNAASAKLTFKGTNTHPGTAKNKMRNASKLAMEFHGQLPVEEAPEYTEGYEGFYHLISLNGDVEQNKAYYIIRDFDRNNFEARKDNIKNIVKCMQEKYGEDAIVLEMNDQYYNMLEKIEPVREIVDIAYEAMKKLDIEPNIHPIRGGTDGSQLSYMGLPTPNIFTGGENYHGKFEYVSVDNMEKAVQVIVEIVRLFEEQA, encoded by the coding sequence TTGAAACAAGAACTTATTGAAAGATTTACGAGATATGTAAAGGTTGATACACAATCAAACGAAGAAAGTCATACAGTACCATCAACACTTGGACAAATTGAGTTTGGTAAGTTGTTAGTGGAAGAGTTAGAAGAGATTGGTTTATCAGAAGTCACGATGGATGATAATGGCTATGTAATGGCAACACTTCCTGCTAATACGGATAAGGATGTTCCTGTTATCGGTTTTTTAGCACACTTAGATACAGCAACAGATTTTACTGGGGAAAATGTGAAACCACAAATTCATGAAAACTTTGATGGTAATGCTATTACGTTAAATGAAGAGTTAAATGTTGTGTTAACACCTGAACAGTTCCCTGAATTACCATCTTATAAAGGACATACGCTTATAACAACAGATGGGACAACACTTCTTGGGGCTGATGATAAAGCAGGTCTTACAGAAATCATGACTGCGATGAACTATTTATTACATAATCCGCAAATTAAGCACGGTAAGATTAGAGTAGCGTTCACACCGGATGAAGAGATTGGCCGCGGTCCATCTCATTTTGATGTAGACGCTTTTGGAGCATCATTTGCTTATACGATGGATGGAGGTCCTTTAGGCGGATTAGAATATGAAAGTTTTAACGCTGCAAGCGCAAAATTAACCTTTAAAGGAACAAATACACACCCTGGAACAGCGAAAAATAAAATGCGTAATGCAAGTAAACTTGCGATGGAGTTTCATGGGCAACTACCAGTAGAAGAGGCGCCGGAATATACAGAGGGATACGAAGGGTTTTATCATTTAATTTCTTTAAATGGTGATGTTGAGCAAAATAAAGCATATTATATTATTCGAGATTTCGATCGTAATAATTTTGAGGCGCGTAAAGATAACATCAAAAACATTGTGAAGTGTATGCAAGAGAAGTATGGAGAAGACGCTATTGTATTAGAGATGAATGATCAGTATTATAATATGCTTGAAAAAATCGAACCAGTTCGAGAAATTGTTGATATTGCTTATGAAGCGATGAAAAAATTAGATATCGAGCCAAATATTCACCCAATTCGTGGGGGAACAGATGGATCACAATTATCATATATGGGATTACCGACACCAAATATTTTCACTGGTGGAGAAAACTACCACGGTAAATTCGAGTATGTTTCTGTAGATAATATGGAAAAAGCTGTTCAAGTTATTGTAGAAATCGTAAGACTATTTGAAGAACAAGCGTAA